One window of the Cryptomeria japonica unplaced genomic scaffold, Sugi_1.0 HiC_scaffold_1542, whole genome shotgun sequence genome contains the following:
- the LOC131873350 gene encoding uncharacterized protein LOC131873350, producing the protein MATASSEPATTNISNTTCLELALHGEYLARNGKLKESVEYFEEAIKAGPDDPHTRSAIYSQLGNAYFYLEDFQKALEYHKKDVKLVNDIGDLRAEAKACGNLGNVLKMLDKFDEAAVYCRRHLELSKKLNDEEGESRAHYNLGNVYYTQGRRMKLNENGELTDEAKSILRRAIEYYETNLDLVSKTNDSTSMGRAIGNIGNIHYMLDNFELAVKCHEKRLALALQTNDKSAQRRAHINLGNANIFIKNFPVAVEHYSATLKLAQELKDKSTEALACEHLANTYSILSDFQSAITYHLKFLELIKEFDDKLGEGRACWSLVNNYQMVNDPESALSFAKRHLDIAKMLGDEAGRESAESNIEELTEILAQKQAAQMSSQHNFEQPNKFRLTPDKRQDQEQRRFKKQLNSHAIADIDGLAARRKGRGTVKSSSSERLFDMIAHFQSGRIDDQRCEILPSLNTNAKSRIAYNDKENSGDMEPSNRIAESGGRGSSSRGSQPSMTNPLSAVSAAASAIKKTYRKASLSAYPTIAPSIHFQRRPTVSAEHREELFDLIAGAQGQRMDEQRASLPALTLANGVLKNPRNANLLSRGHTIDHSTSAKIPMGLHVETVPESIPEIVSKKEKSHSITPQVISNNTFRASTTKPKLSRHFQTVDSSEQSHNGDLFDNLMKYQSTRLNDQRSEIPKTGLRSSQPDNNKNQEETFLNLISKCQSSRIDDQRSAPPAKNKNV; encoded by the coding sequence ATGGCGACCGCCAGCTCAGAACCGGCGACAACAAACATAAGTAACACAACTTGCCTGGAACTTGCTCTTCATGGCGAGTATCTAGCCAGAAATGGTAAACTCAAAGAATCTGTCGAATATTTTGAGGAGGCTATTAAAGCCGGCCCGGATGATCCTCACACCAGATCGGCAATCTACTCTCAACTAGGTAATGCCTACTTCTACTTGGAAGACTTTCAGAAGGCGCTTGAGTATCACAAAAAAGATGTTAAACTTGTTAATGATATCGGTGATCTGAGAGCTGAAGCCAAAGCCTGCGGAAATCTAGGCAATGTTCTCAAGATGTTAGATAAATTTGATGAAGCCGCGGTCTATTGTCGTAGGCATCTTGAATTAAGTAAAAAACTCAATGATGAAGAAGGGGAAAGTCGAGCCCATTATAATTTAGGCAATGTTTATTATACTCAGGGAAGGCGTATGAAACTCAATGAAAACGGTGAATTAACGGATGAGGCCAAATCTATTCTTCGCAGAGCAATTGAGTATTACGAGACGAACTTGGATCTTGTATCAAAAACCAACGATTCAACATCGATGGGTAGAGCCATTGGAAATATTGGAAATATTCATTACATGTTGGATAATTTTGAATTGGCCGTCAAATGTCATGAGAAACGATTAGCTTTAGCCCTTCAAACAAATGATAAATCAGCCCAAAGAAGAGCTCATATTAATCTAGGCAATGCCAATATTTTCATAAAAAACTTTCCCGTGGCAGTAGAACATTATTCGGCCACCTTGAAACTAGCCCAAGAACTCAAAGACAAGAGTACTGAAGCTCTCGCCTGTGAACATTTAGCGAACACCTACTCAATTCTCAGTGACTTTCAATCAGCAATCACTTATCATTTAAAATTTCTTGAATTGATAAAAGAATTCGATGATAAACTTGGAGAGGGTCGCGCTTGTTGGAGTTTAGTGAACAACTATCAAATGGTTAATGACCCTGAGTCAGCATTAAGCTTTGCAAAACGACATTTAGACATAGCAAAGATGCTAGGCGATGAAGCTGGTAGGGAAAGTGCGGAATCGAATATTGAAGAATTAACAGAAATATTGGCTCAGAAACAGGCCGCTCAAATGTCTTCTCAACACAATTTTGAACAACCAAATAAGTTTAGGCTCACCCCAGACAAAAGGCAAGATCAAGAACAAAGAAGATTCAAAAAACAACTCAATAGTCATGCAATCGCGGATATTGATGGTTTAGCAGCGAGAAGAAAAGGTAGAGGCACTGTCAAGAGCTCGTCAAGTGAACGATTATTTGATATGATCGCCCATTTTCAGAGTGGCCGAATAGATGATCAACGTTGTGAGATATTACCAAGTCTAAATACTAACGCCAAATCTAGAATAGCCTACAACGATAAAGAGAATTCAGGTGATATGGAACCATCGAATAGAATCGCCGAAAGCGGTGGTCGTGGTAGTAGTAGTAGAGGAAGCCAACCATCTATGACGAACCCGTTAAGCGCGGTCTCGGCCGCGGCCTCTGCCATCAAAAAGACCTATCGTAAAGCATCATTAAGTGCATACCCGACTATTGCACCGAGCATTCATTTTCAGCGCCGTCCAACAGTTTCAGCCGAACATCGAGAGGAGCTCTTTGATCTGATTGCTGGAGCTCAAGGTCAAAGGATGGATGAACAAAGAGCCTCACTGCCGGCTTTAACATTGGCCAACGGCGTCTTGAAAAATCCAAGAAATGCTAATTTACTCAGCAGAGGCCATACGATTGATCATTCTACATCAGCAAAGATCCCGATGGGACTTCATGTGGAAACAGTCCCAGAGAGTATACCGGAAATTGtctcaaaaaaagaaaaatctcaTTCAATCACTCCTCAAGTGATCTCAAACAATACATTCAGAGCCTCTACCACGAAGCCTAAGCTGTCCAGACACTTTCAGACAGTTGATTCGAGTGAACAATCTCATAATGGAGATCTCTTTGATAATTTGATGAAATATCAATCTACAAGATTGAATGATCAAAGATCAGAGATTCCCAAAACGGGTCTTCGATCTAGTCAGCCGGACAACAATAAAAACCAAGAAGAAACCTTTCTGAATCTTATTAGTAAATGTCAATCAAGTCGAATTGATGATCAACGATCGGCACCTCCAGCGAAGAATAAAAATGTTTAG